One genomic segment of [Phormidium] sp. ETS-05 includes these proteins:
- a CDS encoding FtsX-like permease family protein, which yields MLPRRLKAFAKTLMPSIARKNLFEDLPRFLVAQAGIMFAVSLVTIQTGIFKGVIQSTATLIDSSAADIWVGSENLAALEMTVPIPYDRLSQAQKVEGVDKAEALVMNGSLWRNALGNINHVRIFGFDPNGELFTPGTVTKGRLSDLEKPYRVLIDRRSFDKLKVGGWKQEVVALGGFETTVAGFTTDTQCAISSPFVFTSLENANAYGTAKLPPEPLSGPQPEPLKLTTDDNIAYVLVRAKPGVDLNLLKHRLEQAMPYTRAYTKAEMAEKTRTYWERRTGIGFILGLGAGVGLIVGVVVVGQILYSSVSDHLKEFGTLKAIGASNVTIYSVIIEQSLWMAVMGYLPGMALCVGVRAWVLASQGLLISISVPTAAGVFGITVVMCISAAIFAIHKVNRVDPAIVFKA from the coding sequence TATGTTTGCCGTTAGCTTGGTCACGATTCAGACTGGCATCTTCAAAGGCGTTATCCAATCCACTGCCACTCTGATTGACAGCTCCGCTGCTGACATCTGGGTAGGGTCGGAAAATCTGGCGGCGTTGGAAATGACTGTGCCTATTCCTTACGATCGCCTCTCTCAAGCTCAAAAGGTGGAAGGGGTGGACAAGGCAGAAGCGTTGGTGATGAATGGCTCCCTCTGGCGCAATGCTTTGGGAAACATCAATCACGTTCGCATCTTCGGATTTGACCCCAATGGCGAGCTATTTACTCCCGGAACCGTGACCAAAGGGCGATTGAGCGACCTGGAAAAGCCTTACAGAGTCTTAATCGATCGCCGCAGCTTCGATAAGCTGAAAGTGGGCGGTTGGAAGCAGGAAGTAGTGGCATTAGGTGGTTTTGAGACCACGGTAGCGGGTTTTACCACCGATACTCAATGTGCCATTTCCAGTCCTTTTGTATTCACATCCCTGGAAAACGCTAACGCTTACGGCACCGCGAAATTACCCCCAGAGCCTCTTTCTGGTCCCCAACCAGAACCCCTGAAACTCACCACTGATGACAATATTGCCTATGTGCTGGTACGGGCTAAACCTGGTGTGGATTTAAATCTGCTCAAGCATCGGTTGGAGCAGGCGATGCCTTACACCCGGGCTTATACCAAAGCCGAGATGGCTGAGAAAACTCGCACTTACTGGGAACGGCGCACCGGAATCGGCTTTATTCTCGGATTGGGGGCTGGTGTGGGATTAATCGTGGGAGTGGTGGTGGTAGGGCAGATTCTCTATTCTTCTGTATCAGACCACTTGAAAGAGTTTGGAACGCTCAAGGCGATCGGGGCGTCAAACGTCACGATTTACAGCGTGATTATCGAGCAGTCTCTCTGGATGGCCGTGATGGGATATCTTCCGGGGATGGCTCTTTGTGTCGGGGTGAGAGCTTGGGTATTAGCAAGTCAGGGACTTTTGATTTCTATCTCCGTTCCCACTGCGGCGGGCGTCTTTGGCATCACGGTTGTTATGTGTATCAGTGCCGCCATTTTTGCCATTCACAAGGTGAATCGCGTGGATCCGGCGATCGTCTTTAAAGCCTAA
- a CDS encoding B12-binding domain-containing radical SAM protein: MRVLLLYPLFPKSFFSFEKTLELVGRKALLPPLGLITVAAILPQTWEYRLVDRNVKDLTEADWDWAELVILSAMIVQKDDLLAQVREAKRRGKKVAVGGPYVTSVSHEVAQAGADYLILDEGEITIPMFVEALENGAENGTFSAKGEKPDVSTTPVPRFELLDKDAYDSMALQFSRGCPFQCEFCDIIVLYGRKPRTKTPSQFLAELDRLYELGFDQSIFLVDDNFIGNKRNVKLLLKELKGWMESHNYPFRLYTEASVDLAQDQELMDMMVDCNFNAVFLGIETPDESSLTVTKKFQNTRDSLSDAVEAITRSGLRVMAGFIIGFDGEKPGAGDRIARFVQQTSIPIALFSMLQALPDTALWHRLEKEGRLVEKIANINQTTLMNFIPTRPIEQIAREYIEAFWDIYDPINFLDRVYNHFLIMGPPRNRVRRRSINWKTIRALAIIFWRQGVLRETRWKFWIYLYNIIKHNPKVWDHYISICAYFEHFYEYRQIVRNQIETQLAEFLAASAADSMSTAADKKSEQELPESAAA, translated from the coding sequence ATGCGTGTTTTACTTCTCTACCCCCTATTCCCGAAAAGTTTCTTCTCATTTGAGAAAACTTTAGAGCTAGTGGGTCGCAAAGCACTCCTGCCACCCCTGGGTTTGATCACTGTTGCTGCCATATTGCCCCAAACATGGGAGTACAGACTGGTCGATCGCAACGTTAAGGACTTAACGGAAGCTGACTGGGATTGGGCAGAACTGGTCATCCTCTCGGCGATGATTGTCCAAAAAGATGACTTACTGGCTCAAGTACGAGAAGCCAAACGGCGGGGCAAAAAAGTGGCAGTGGGAGGTCCCTATGTCACCTCTGTATCCCATGAAGTGGCACAAGCCGGGGCAGATTACCTGATTCTAGATGAAGGGGAAATCACGATCCCCATGTTTGTAGAAGCTCTGGAAAATGGCGCCGAAAATGGCACTTTCTCCGCGAAAGGGGAAAAACCAGATGTCAGCACTACTCCAGTACCCCGGTTCGAGTTGCTGGATAAAGACGCCTACGACTCTATGGCTCTCCAGTTCTCCCGAGGCTGCCCTTTCCAGTGCGAATTCTGCGATATCATTGTTTTATACGGTCGCAAACCCCGGACTAAGACTCCCTCCCAGTTTCTGGCAGAATTAGACCGCCTCTATGAATTGGGTTTTGACCAAAGTATCTTTTTGGTGGATGATAACTTCATCGGCAACAAGCGTAATGTTAAGCTGTTGCTCAAGGAGTTGAAAGGGTGGATGGAGTCACATAACTATCCTTTCCGCCTCTACACCGAAGCATCAGTGGATCTGGCGCAAGACCAGGAACTGATGGATATGATGGTGGATTGCAATTTTAATGCGGTATTTTTGGGCATTGAAACGCCGGATGAGTCCAGTTTGACTGTCACTAAAAAGTTTCAAAATACCCGAGATTCCCTCAGCGACGCGGTGGAGGCGATTACTCGATCGGGTTTGCGGGTGATGGCCGGGTTTATCATCGGTTTTGATGGGGAAAAACCGGGAGCTGGCGATCGCATCGCTCGCTTCGTCCAGCAAACTTCGATTCCGATCGCTCTGTTTAGTATGCTCCAGGCTCTCCCAGATACCGCTCTCTGGCATCGCCTGGAAAAAGAAGGGCGATTGGTGGAAAAAATCGCCAATATCAACCAAACTACCTTGATGAACTTCATCCCCACCCGTCCGATCGAGCAAATCGCCCGGGAATATATCGAGGCATTTTGGGACATCTACGACCCGATCAACTTCCTCGATCGCGTCTATAATCATTTCCTGATTATGGGACCACCCAGAAATCGCGTCCGGCGGCGCAGTATCAACTGGAAAACTATCCGCGCTTTAGCCATCATCTTCTGGCGCCAAGGGGTTCTCCGGGAAACTCGCTGGAAATTCTGGATTTACCTTTACAACATTATCAAGCATAATCCCAAAGTGTGGGACCACTATATCAGCATCTGCGCTTACTTCGAGCATTTCTATGAATACCGCCAGATTGTGCGCAACCAAATCGAAACCCAGCTTGCTGAATTTTTAGCCGCCAGCGCCGCTGACTCTATGTCAACCGCCGCTGACAAGAAATCTGAACAAGAGTTGCCCGAATCCGCCGCCGCCTAA
- a CDS encoding cyclase family protein has product MPETPTQKAIAYSRIIHLSHIIHPQIPQWPNDPPVEFEKVADLEADGYYLRRFSMGEHSATHMNAKSSFHSKTPGIDAYPAESLVLPAVVINIVDLAAHNPDYLLTYNDVVAWENNFGQIPPGVVVLLYTGWQDKWENRDKFMNQQHFPGFAGETTKFLIQQRQIAGVGIDTHGVDSGQDMTFSTNKQVLSRQGIVLENLTNLDQLPPIGTTLAIGILRLRSGSGSPAAVMAFIP; this is encoded by the coding sequence ATGCCAGAGACTCCCACCCAGAAAGCGATCGCCTACTCGCGAATTATTCATCTGAGCCATATCATTCATCCTCAAATTCCCCAATGGCCCAATGACCCCCCAGTAGAATTTGAGAAAGTGGCTGATTTAGAGGCAGACGGCTATTACCTCCGTCGATTCTCAATGGGAGAACATAGCGCAACACATATGAATGCAAAGAGTAGTTTTCATTCCAAAACTCCTGGAATTGATGCCTACCCAGCCGAGTCCCTGGTATTGCCCGCCGTAGTGATTAATATTGTGGATTTAGCCGCCCATAATCCCGACTATTTACTAACTTATAATGATGTGGTAGCTTGGGAAAATAATTTTGGCCAAATTCCTCCCGGTGTGGTTGTCCTTCTCTACACAGGTTGGCAGGATAAATGGGAAAATCGGGATAAATTTATGAATCAACAACATTTTCCGGGATTTGCGGGAGAAACCACCAAATTTTTAATCCAACAGCGGCAAATTGCTGGCGTTGGCATTGACACCCACGGCGTTGATTCTGGTCAGGATATGACTTTCAGCACAAACAAACAAGTGTTATCTCGCCAAGGAATCGTCCTAGAAAATTTAACCAATTTAGACCAGTTGCCACCGATCGGGACAACATTAGCGATCGGGATTTTGCGGCTGCGATCGGGCTCTGGTTCTCCGGCGGCGGTAATGGCATTTATCCCCTAG
- a CDS encoding tetratricopeptide repeat protein — MRRFFVLTLTLSLLATPYAAVAQNLEQLWQQANTAQDAGKYAESVSLWLRVVQMQPNNARAYNNLGIALTDAGKLDDALQAYGQALRLDGNNAYIYNNLGWLLVKMGRLGEAGNAYSQALRLSPNLAAPYNNAGDVFRSQGQLEDAAAAYRQALNLPEVGGLPASTHTMAHNGLGLVLQQQGKLQEAIAEFQQALRLTPNYQPAQNNLTAAQQKLNSP; from the coding sequence ATGCGTCGGTTTTTTGTTCTCACCCTCACCCTCTCCCTCCTTGCCACCCCTTACGCTGCCGTTGCCCAAAACCTAGAGCAGCTCTGGCAACAGGCAAATACGGCTCAAGACGCCGGTAAATACGCAGAATCGGTATCATTATGGTTGCGGGTAGTCCAAATGCAACCCAATAATGCTCGGGCTTACAACAATCTTGGCATTGCCCTCACCGATGCTGGTAAATTAGATGATGCCCTCCAAGCTTACGGCCAAGCCCTCCGCCTTGATGGTAACAACGCCTATATTTACAATAATCTCGGCTGGCTGCTGGTGAAGATGGGGCGACTTGGGGAAGCCGGGAATGCCTACAGCCAAGCTCTGCGACTCTCTCCTAACTTAGCCGCACCTTATAATAATGCCGGTGATGTGTTCCGCAGCCAAGGGCAGCTAGAAGACGCCGCCGCCGCCTACCGTCAAGCTCTCAACTTACCAGAAGTGGGAGGATTGCCCGCCAGTACACATACAATGGCACATAATGGCTTGGGTTTGGTTCTGCAGCAACAAGGGAAACTACAAGAGGCGATCGCCGAATTCCAGCAAGCCCTCCGCCTAACCCCCAACTACCAACCCGCCCAAAACAACCTCACCGCCGCCCAGCAAAAACTCAACTCTCCTTAG
- a CDS encoding serine hydrolase, whose translation MKSPLNRDKPFGPIQLLLFLAVFGLIFTPLAFVKLRKTAAFVGADPSKSSAFQPAQVLKGGDDYAAEVEKSGFLREIAKNSGLSESAKISVCNLNRVCRHLQGDRLPTSVASLSKVPIAVVLMHKVTTENISLDTPIYLDPDNFTEDASDLGVGEEYPLWKLLAEMLVDSSNIAPNQLIDYLGWDYINQVLAERGYRFTRVESKFAGEYIFPADIGFGSNTSTADELTEMMVQIYNRENPGDDILISLLKHQHDREMGFAGLANSQAKWLGEKTGQTSLVLGTTVAMEISGEKYIVTVIDDGEYSELAIRDAIQGIANYIINNRDF comes from the coding sequence ATGAAATCTCCACTCAACCGAGATAAGCCATTTGGCCCGATTCAGCTCCTCTTGTTTTTGGCGGTGTTCGGTCTGATTTTTACGCCTCTGGCATTTGTGAAGCTGCGGAAAACGGCGGCTTTTGTGGGGGCTGACCCATCAAAATCTTCTGCCTTTCAACCGGCACAGGTCCTGAAGGGTGGGGATGATTATGCGGCGGAAGTGGAAAAATCTGGATTTTTGCGGGAAATTGCCAAAAATAGCGGGTTGTCAGAATCGGCGAAAATATCTGTTTGTAATCTGAACAGAGTTTGTCGTCACTTGCAAGGCGATCGGCTTCCCACCAGCGTCGCCAGTTTGAGCAAAGTCCCGATCGCGGTGGTGTTGATGCACAAAGTCACCACGGAAAACATCAGCCTGGATACTCCTATTTATTTAGACCCCGACAATTTCACGGAGGACGCCTCGGACTTAGGCGTAGGGGAAGAATATCCCCTGTGGAAACTTTTAGCGGAAATGCTGGTTGACAGCAGCAACATCGCTCCTAACCAGTTGATTGATTATTTAGGGTGGGACTATATCAACCAAGTCCTCGCCGAACGCGGCTACCGCTTCACCCGGGTTGAATCTAAATTTGCTGGGGAATATATTTTTCCTGCGGATATAGGCTTTGGTTCTAATACTTCTACTGCTGATGAACTGACCGAAATGATGGTGCAGATATATAATCGGGAAAATCCCGGAGATGATATCCTCATTTCTCTGCTCAAACACCAGCACGATCGGGAAATGGGATTTGCCGGATTAGCCAACTCCCAAGCCAAGTGGCTCGGTGAAAAAACTGGTCAAACCTCCCTCGTCCTTGGCACCACTGTCGCAATGGAAATCTCCGGCGAAAAATACATTGTGACTGTTATTGATGATGGGGAATACAGCGAATTAGCCATCCGTGATGCTATCCAAGGTATTGCTAATTATATCATAAATAATCGGGATTTTTAG